TTTCTCAATTTAAGTGTAATTCCAGAGTTAATTGAACAAAGTTTAATTGATGGAGAAACTGCGGTTTTAAGAGGTTTTAGAAATTCTTTCAAAAATAGTCTGTAATCATTAATAGTTGTTAATTTTATCACACAAAATAACCATAGGCATTTAGGGGCTAACAATAATCTTATTTAACCACTGATTAGACACGTTTAATAATAAATATTTTAGGGCTGAAGCCCTTACTACGAGACAATAAGAATAAATTATAGATATTTTTTTTAGATGGATAATATACTATTAAATAGATACGAAATAATTAAACATTTAGGCACAGGGGGATTTGGGGAAACCTATCTCGCCAAAGATTTACATAGCCCTACCCAAAAAAGAGTAGTTGTCAAATCCCTAAAACAAATCCATGACAAAACCCGCTCAGAATTTATTGAAAAACTATTTTTAAAAGAAGCCTCTACCCTCGAAGAATTAGGGGAAAATTGTAAACAAATTCCTACCCTCCATGCCTATTTTCATCATCAAGATAGATACTATTTAGTACAAGAATATATTGAAGGAAAAAGTCTTAATAAATTAGGTATTATTTCTGCTGATAAATGTAAAGAAATTCTGCTTTCTTTTTTGGAAGTATTAAAATATATCCACAGTGAAAATATTATCCATCGAGATATAAAACCCGACAATATTATTATCAGGGAAAAAGACAATCTACCTGTCTTAATCGATTTTGGGGCAGTTAAAGAAAAAATGGGTAGCTTTACCACCGAAGACGGTTCAGTTTTAAGCTCTGTAATCGTTGGTACAAGGGGTTTTATGGCACCTGAGCAAAGTATGGGGCGTACGGTTTTTAGCTCGGATTTATTTGCCCTTGGCTTGACGATGATTTATTGTTTAACGGGTAAATCACCCATGGAGTTTCCTTCAGATACCATGACGGGGGAATTGCAGTGGCAAGATTTTGTGCCAAATTTAGAGCCTCGATTTAAGGAAATTTTGGAGAAGGCTACTAAAATGGATATTCCTAGCCGATATAATAGTGCGGAGGAAATGTATCAGGATTTGTCGGCGATTATGGGGGGAATGTTAATGGTTTCTCCTCCCCTTGTGACTCCTGCCGTGGAAAATACTCGGTTATCTTCTCCTCAAAATACTGATTTAAAAACGGAAGTGATAACCCCTGTAGCTAGTTACGAGGAAGAATCTAATTCCTCTGCTTTTTTGATGGCAATTTTGGGGGCAGTAGTTATTTTTCTGGCTTTGGTGGCTGGTTTTTTTGTCGCCCAACCAAGACAAAATAATGAGGTAATTGTTAGGGAGACGGAGGAGGAAGTTGAGGAGGAAGAGACTGCATCTGTGGAAAGGGAGAATGGGGAAAATATAGACATCAATCCTGTGGAGGAAGAAACTACCCCCATAAATCCTAATCCTGTTACCCAAGAAATACCTGAAGAGAATAATATGGCGGAAGTAGAGTCTCCTCCTGATAATAATCTCCCCCCTGTGGAGGAAACTCCCCCTGTGGAAAATAATTCTAATCCTCCTGCACAGGAAAATTCACCTCCTGATAATACTCCTGTACTATCCACTGGACAAGCGGTTCAAACTGTACAATCATTATACTCCTATGTGTCATCAAGGCAGTTTGACAGTGCGATCGCCCTTTTTTCTCCATCTATGCAAAGTCAATTCAGTCGTAGCTTTTTTGAAAATTTTGATCGAGTAACGGTAGAAGAATTGACCGTGACATCTCAATCAGCGGAGTCAATTACCCTCGTGGGTTACAACACTTATTATTATCCTGATGGTACAACCCAAAGGGAACAAAGAAACTTTACCGTAACGAATATTAATGGAGTACCGAAAATTAGTTCATCTCAATTTTTACGAGTGACTAAACCCCGTTAAAGGAAAAATAATCGCTCCAATATACTTAGGTATAAACATTAATAAACTTTAATAATTTGATTATTAATAGTTCATCCTTTACCCATATAAATTATACTAAAAATAATCTGGTCATATTGTGAGCACTGCGAAGTAGATACCTGCAGGATTGCCCCTTATTTTAATTATAAAATTGCCATGGATATACTTTTCTCTTTTTCCTGTTGGAATCAAATAAATAAATTAAATTATCATGAAAGTAATAATCTCTTAAATATCATTAGAGAAACCATTACGGCAAATATTGAACCACAAAAAATATCAGAATATCTGACCAATAATCAACCATTGATTATTAATCTTAGGATAGATGAAAATAATCATCTTATTGGTATTCTATTACCCCTGCCAAAAGTAATTAAATTGATCGGCTTTTCCTCGGAAACTGAACTTGATTTAGAAAGATATTCTTACCATAGTAAAACCATTGATATTGACCAAGATTTGAATGATATTATTACTAAAATCCATGGAAATTTCCAACTTAGTAATCATGCAATATCTAGCATAACTATCGAGGAAAATGATTTTTATCTTCGTAACTTAACACTGAATAACTTTAACAATAGTTCCATAATTTTATCCACTCAACAAAAAGAATTTTTAGACAAAAATAATACCCTCCCTATTCTTTTATCAGGTAATCAAGGAACAGGAAAAACTACTATTTCTCTATATCATGCCCTAAGCAAAATAGTTAAAAATCAAAATAATCCTGAATATAAAATTGTTTATCTCACCAGTACCCAAAGCGAACAAAAACAAGTTAAAAACATTGTCAAAACATTAAACAAAACTACCCCTAAAAATTTAGTAATCAAAGATTATCAATCATTCACGAAAAATTTTGCTACAGAAAATGAATTAAAAACTAAACATCAATTCTTTGCTCAAAGACAAATCACAGAATACAAATTTAAAGAACAGTTTTGTCAAGAAAATAATCTCTCTAATATTGACATCAATCTTCTTTGGCAGGAAATTAAACAATTAATAAAAGGTTCTCATAAATCTCTCAAAAATAGTCAAGGGCTAATTACTTTAAATGACTATTTAGCATTCAAACATCAAAGTCTCTTTTCTCTTGACACTGATTTTAACCAAGTTTATGAAGTAGCCAGTCAGTATCAACAGTGGTTAGAAAATAATAATTATTGGGATCAAATCGATTTAGTTCAGCATATTCTTAAAAAACTTCCTGACAACTATTCTGGCACTTACAATGCTATTTATATAGATGACATAGATAGATTAAGTGAAATTGAAATACAACTTATTTTTAAATTATTAAAAATAGAAAATAAGCAGGAATATATACCCCAATTATTTATCACAGGAGAAGATAATTCCCACTTAATTAGAGGACATTTCAACTGGGGAAGGGTGAAAAAAATTGCCCTAGAGGAATATTTAAAATCCCCTCAATGGATTAAAATCCGTCCTAGCCTAGAGCCTAAATATTTTAACTGTAGTTTTTCCACCACGGATAAAATCAACTATTTGCTTAATTGTATTGTTAACCTTGCACTTCGGGATGAAGCCAAAGAAGAAGTTGTTTTTCACAATCAGTTATCTTGGATTAAGTCTCATTATAAACCGTTAATTGTTTCTACTACAGAAACAGAAATTTTGAGCCAAGGAGATAGATTTAGTGGTAGTCATAGTATTATTGTTAAAACGGCACGGGAAAAGGAAAAACTTGCTAATGTATTTCCTAAAGATAGTGAAAGGATTTTGTTAGTTAATGAGATTAACGATTTGCAGTTTGATCAGGTTTTAATTTGGAACTTTTTTGAGAACATAGAGGATATTTTTCAGCAAAATAGAGACTTTCAAAGAAATTTTTATCAAGATTTATTTGTAGCCATAAAAAGTGCTAAAAAAAGAATTTATTTCTATGATCAATTTAATAATAGTTTTTGGAATCAAGACGAAATTAGTAATTTAGTGGAGTTGGGTTATCCTACGGAATTAGGCGAATTTTTCTCTGGGGATAGGGAAGAAGATATTGATGTTGTCATTGATAATTATTTATATACAGGCTCTTATAAAGCCTATAAAATCTGTAGTCAAATCTATTTTCAGGCCAATGATATTTTGGGGGCGGCTAGAATTGAGGCGTTATTAGAAGAGGTAAAAGGAAATTGGGGACAGGCAGGAGATATTTGGAATAAGTTACAAATTTTCGATGAGGCTATTCGTTGTTGGAATGAGGTAGATGGGAAGTTATGGGAGGCAAAATGGGCGACGACGAAAAGAGAAAATTGGAGTCAAAGGGGATTATATTTTGAGCAAAAAAGGGATTTTGATCTAGCTAATTTTTGTTATGATAAAGCAAAAGATTTTGCTGGAAAATTACGCTGTTTAGAAGCTAACAATGATTGGGAAATAGCAGGGGATAAATGTCAAGAAAAAGAGCTATTATCTCAGGCACAAAAATATTATGAATTAGCGGATAAATATTATCAATCAAAGGGTCAATTTCAGTCTGCAGTAAAAATGTGGACGAGGTTGGAAAGGTTAGATAAGGTTGCTTTAATTTGGGAAAATTTGGAGCAGTGGGAGAAGGCTGGAAATTGTTGGCAAAAACAAGGAAACATTCAGAGGGCTGCGGATTGTTGGCAAAAGGCACAAAAATGGTCAGAGGCACAAAAATGTTGGTTGGAGTTGGGTAAGTGGAATAATTTGGGTTTGTCCTATGAAAGTCAAGGGCAATGGGTATCTGCGGCACAAATATGGCAAAAAGAAGGTAATTTACAAAGGGCTGGTTTTTGTTATCAGAATGCCAATGAGTGGGCTTTGGCGGAGGATTTATGGCGAAAATTGGAGTATTGGGGCTATGTGGCGATCGCACTTCAACAACAAAAAAAATGGCAAGAGGCGGCACAAATGTGGGAGAAAACAAGCCCCTATGAGTTACAAGCCCTGTGTTACGAAAGATTAGAAAATTGGGAAAAAGCCAAAGAAGCATGGTTAAAAGCCAATAAATGGAGTCAGAGCATTATCTGTGCCGAAAAAGAAGAAAAATGGGAAGAAGCCGCCGAAAGTTGGGAAAATTTGGGAGAATGGCAATCCGCAGGTAAGGCATGGGAAAAGGCAGGAGAAATAGAAAAAGCTGCCCTTTGTTATGAGCAGGGAAATTTTTGGGGCGAAGCCGAAGAATGTTGGCGTCAATTAGAAGATGAAAGTGCGATCGCCATTACCCTAGAAAAACAAGAAAAATGGGCCTTGGCAGGGGAAATTTGGCAAGAATTAGGAGAATGGAAATCCGCAGGTAAAGCATGGGAAAAAGCAGGAGACATAGAAAAAGCCGCCCTCATCTACGAAACAGGCAACCACTGGCGTGAAGCCGAAGAATGTTGGCGCCTCCTAGGCAACGAAGCCAAAACCGAAGCTGCCGCCACCAAACAAGGTACATGGGTAGCCGCCGCCCACGACTGGTTAAAATCAAACCAAATTGAACAAGCCGCCCTCTGTTACGAAAAATGCCAAGACTGGGAAAGAGCAGAAAAATACTGGCAACAGGCCAAAAACTGGGAAAAACTAGCTCAAGTATCCGAACAACAAAACAAATGGCAACAAGCCGCCCAAGCCCATCTCAAGGACGATCACCCAGAAAAAGCAGCCCTCTGCTACGAAACACTCGAAGATTGGCAAAAAGCCGAAGAATGTTGGCGAAAAGCGTGGAAATGGGAGCAATTAGCCCGAGTTTGCGAACAACAACAAAAATGGAAAGAGGCTGCCGACGCTTGGATGAAAGCCGACAACCTCGAAAAAGCAGTTAACTATTACGAAAAAATCCAAGACTGGGAAAGCGCCGAAGAATGTTGGCGCCAACTCTCCAACTGGGAAAGACTTGCCATTGTCTGTGAAAATCAAGCCAAATGGGAAGAAGCCGCCCAACTATGGACATTTTTAAATAATTGGCAAAAAGCCGCCCTCGCCTGTTTGGCAATGGATGATGTTGAAACCGCCATCAAATACTACGAAAAAGGCAATTACACCGAGGAAGCAGACAAACTGAGAAAAAATAATTAATTAACCATCTCCTCTATATCCATCGCCGTGGATTCCTCACTGTTAGTAGGTGGTACATCCATAATTTCCTCAGTGATAATTTCCTCCAAAGATTTATTTTCTTCCTCCTGAGAAACCTCACTATCTTCCTTCAAAATCTCATCAATTATGTCATTTACCACATCCTCATCGGTTTTTTCCTCTGGGGTAATATCAGTTTTTTCTTCCTCAACCACAGGATTAACCTCTGTCACCGTAGTTTCTTCCTCTTCTACAATTTCTTCAGAAATCGCCTCATCCGAGGTAGTTTCTCCCTCGGTGACTTCAACCTCTTCCTCTTCGATTACATCCTCCACCACAGGCTCAGGAGGTAACCTATAGGTAGGAATAGTAATCGCTTTAGCCTTATTTAAACTAATTTTACCCATCACTAACTTAGATAAAGTATCCTTAATTTTCGGGTCATAATTAATAACTCTCACCGTGCTATTAAAAGAATTTTTGATCACATCCCCACGATCATCAATAAATTCTAACTTAACCCAGTTTTCACCCTTATTAAAACCAGTCAAATAAATCGGTTGCCAAGTATCTAACAAAAAAGTTTCCCCATTGACAGTTACCCGAATACGCCAATCCCGAATACTATCCTCCTGACTTT
The sequence above is a segment of the Cyanobacterium stanieri PCC 7202 genome. Coding sequences within it:
- a CDS encoding FHA domain-containing protein (KEGG: cyp:PCC8801_2184 FHA domain-containing protein~SPTR: FHA domain-containing protein), with translation MVIKKILSCLVIFALSIMISSCSDTIDSVQAFNTNNAPIPKVDNIAEVAPPKLIQELNKTFLSKQPQVSIISPANDEILSTTTAEVKLAIKGLDIFKNEELQMGPHLHFFLDDQPYQAVYNTDEPLRLSDLAPGTHTIRVFASRPWHESFKNSEAYAQTTFHVFTPTEDNNPSGSQPLLTYSRPQGNYGAEPIMLDFYLTNAPLHLVAQESQEDSIRDWRIRVTVNGETFLLDTWQPIYLTGFNKGENWVKLEFIDDRGDVIKNSFNSTVRVINYDPKIKDTLSKLVMGKISLNKAKAITIPTYRLPPEPVVEDVIEEEEVEVTEGETTSDEAISEEIVEEEETTVTEVNPVVEEEKTDITPEEKTDEDVVNDIIDEILKEDSEVSQEEENKSLEEIITEEIMDVPPTNSEESTAMDIEEMVN
- a CDS encoding serine/threonine protein kinase (PFAM: Protein kinase domain~COGs: COG0515 Serine/threonine protein kinase~InterProIPR017442:IPR017441:IPR008271:IPR000719:IPR 020635:IPR002290~KEGG: cyc:PCC7424_0464 serine/threonine protein kinase~PFAM: Serine/threonine-protein kinase-like domain~SMART: serine/threonine protein kinase; Tyrosine-protein kinase, catalytic domain~SPTR: Serine/threonine protein kinase), whose amino-acid sequence is MDNILLNRYEIIKHLGTGGFGETYLAKDLHSPTQKRVVVKSLKQIHDKTRSEFIEKLFLKEASTLEELGENCKQIPTLHAYFHHQDRYYLVQEYIEGKSLNKLGIISADKCKEILLSFLEVLKYIHSENIIHRDIKPDNIIIREKDNLPVLIDFGAVKEKMGSFTTEDGSVLSSVIVGTRGFMAPEQSMGRTVFSSDLFALGLTMIYCLTGKSPMEFPSDTMTGELQWQDFVPNLEPRFKEILEKATKMDIPSRYNSAEEMYQDLSAIMGGMLMVSPPLVTPAVENTRLSSPQNTDLKTEVITPVASYEEESNSSAFLMAILGAVVIFLALVAGFFVAQPRQNNEVIVRETEEEVEEEETASVERENGENIDINPVEEETTPINPNPVTQEIPEENNMAEVESPPDNNLPPVEETPPVENNSNPPAQENSPPDNTPVLSTGQAVQTVQSLYSYVSSRQFDSAIALFSPSMQSQFSRSFFENFDRVTVEELTVTSQSAESITLVGYNTYYYPDGTTQREQRNFTVTNINGVPKISSSQFLRVTKPR
- a CDS encoding Tetratricopeptide TPR_1 repeat-containing protein (InterPro IPR001440~KEGG: cyn:Cyan7425_5127 superfamily I DNA and RNA helicase-like protein~PFAM: Tetratricopeptide TPR_1 repeat-containing protein~SPTR: Superfamily I DNA and RNA helicase-like protein), which gives rise to MDILFSFSCWNQINKLNYHESNNLLNIIRETITANIEPQKISEYLTNNQPLIINLRIDENNHLIGILLPLPKVIKLIGFSSETELDLERYSYHSKTIDIDQDLNDIITKIHGNFQLSNHAISSITIEENDFYLRNLTLNNFNNSSIILSTQQKEFLDKNNTLPILLSGNQGTGKTTISLYHALSKIVKNQNNPEYKIVYLTSTQSEQKQVKNIVKTLNKTTPKNLVIKDYQSFTKNFATENELKTKHQFFAQRQITEYKFKEQFCQENNLSNIDINLLWQEIKQLIKGSHKSLKNSQGLITLNDYLAFKHQSLFSLDTDFNQVYEVASQYQQWLENNNYWDQIDLVQHILKKLPDNYSGTYNAIYIDDIDRLSEIEIQLIFKLLKIENKQEYIPQLFITGEDNSHLIRGHFNWGRVKKIALEEYLKSPQWIKIRPSLEPKYFNCSFSTTDKINYLLNCIVNLALRDEAKEEVVFHNQLSWIKSHYKPLIVSTTETEILSQGDRFSGSHSIIVKTAREKEKLANVFPKDSERILLVNEINDLQFDQVLIWNFFENIEDIFQQNRDFQRNFYQDLFVAIKSAKKRIYFYDQFNNSFWNQDEISNLVELGYPTELGEFFSGDREEDIDVVIDNYLYTGSYKAYKICSQIYFQANDILGAARIEALLEEVKGNWGQAGDIWNKLQIFDEAIRCWNEVDGKLWEAKWATTKRENWSQRGLYFEQKRDFDLANFCYDKAKDFAGKLRCLEANNDWEIAGDKCQEKELLSQAQKYYELADKYYQSKGQFQSAVKMWTRLERLDKVALIWENLEQWEKAGNCWQKQGNIQRAADCWQKAQKWSEAQKCWLELGKWNNLGLSYESQGQWVSAAQIWQKEGNLQRAGFCYQNANEWALAEDLWRKLEYWGYVAIALQQQKKWQEAAQMWEKTSPYELQALCYERLENWEKAKEAWLKANKWSQSIICAEKEEKWEEAAESWENLGEWQSAGKAWEKAGEIEKAALCYEQGNFWGEAEECWRQLEDESAIAITLEKQEKWALAGEIWQELGEWKSAGKAWEKAGDIEKAALIYETGNHWREAEECWRLLGNEAKTEAAATKQGTWVAAAHDWLKSNQIEQAALCYEKCQDWERAEKYWQQAKNWEKLAQVSEQQNKWQQAAQAHLKDDHPEKAALCYETLEDWQKAEECWRKAWKWEQLARVCEQQQKWKEAADAWMKADNLEKAVNYYEKIQDWESAEECWRQLSNWERLAIVCENQAKWEEAAQLWTFLNNWQKAALACLAMDDVETAIKYYEKGNYTEEADKLRKNN